The Mucilaginibacter sp. PAMB04168 genome contains the following window.
AAGAGACCGCTCAACAAAGTTTAAGATGACAAAACGGAGTTCATACTCCATAGAGTTTCGAGCCTTTGGGCTAAAGCAAATAAAGAGAACTAATGATTGCAGATGTATTTATAAAACGGCCCGTTACCGCTATCGTTATATCGATAGTTATAGTTGTAGTGGGTATACTGGCCATAATGAGCCTGCCTATAGGGCAGTATCCTGATATTACGCCGCCAACGGTACAGGTTACCGGTAACTATACCGGAGCTGATGCCTTAACGGTGGAGCAAACAGTGGCTACGCCGGTTGAGGTGCAGGTAAACGGTACGCCGGGCATGACCTACCTGCAAAGTAACAGTACCGGCAATGGCCAAATGAGCATGACGGTAAACTTTGAAGTAGGTACCGATATTAACATTGCCGCGCTCGACGTGCAGAACCGCGTTAGTATTGCACAACCAACCTTACCGCAAGAAGTACAGCGTTTAGGCTTAACCGTACGTAAACGTAATCCCAGCATCCTGATGCTGGTGGCTATGTACTCGCCTAAAGGCTCGCACGATGTAACCTTTGTAGATAACTATACCAACGTTTTTGTACGCGATGCCTTGTTGCGTACAAAAGGAGTGGGCGACGTATTCACCCGTGCGGATGATTTTAGTATGCGTATATGGCTAAAGCCTGACAAGCTGGCCTCATACGGTATGACAGCAGGTGAGGTAACAGCTGCTTTGCAGGAGCAAAACGTACAGGTAGCTGCAGGTACTGTAGGTGCACCGCCAGCCATGAACGGGCAAACGTTTGAGTATACGGTATTAACCAGGGGGCGTTTAGCCAAGCCCGAGGAGTTTGAAAATATCATTGTACGTACACAGCCCAATACAGGTGCTTTGGTGCATTTAAAAGACGTAGCACGTGTACAATTAGGTAAATTTAACTATACCGGTAACTCTTTTGTGGATGGCAAACGGGCGTCATACCTGCTGGTATACCAGGCGCCTAACAGTAACTCACTGGAAACTGCCGAAGGTGTTTATGCCACTATGGATCAGTTAAAGAAAACCTTCCCGGCTGATATTGATTATGTGGTGCCTTTTGAGTCGATAACAGTTGTTAAAGTATCTGTTGAGGAGGTAATTCACACTTTGGTTGAGGCGTTAGGGTTGGTAATTATTGTAGTGTTCCTGTTTCTGCAAAGCTGGAGAGCTACCTTGATCCCTGTACTGGCTATTCCGGTATCTATTATCGGTACGTTCATCTTCTTTATACCACTTGGTTTTACCATCAATACTTTAACCTTGTTTGGGTTTGTACTGGCCATTGGTATTGTGGTGGATGATGCCATTGTGGTGGTAGAGGCCGTGCAGCATTATATGGACGAGGAAGGGCTTTCGCCGCGTGAAGCTACAGAGCATGCGATGCGCGATATATCTGCACCGGTTATTGCCATCGCCTTAATTTTGGCGGCAGTGTTTGTGCCGGTGGGTTTTGTGCCGGGTATAGTTGGGCGTTTGTATCAGCAATTTGCTATCACTATTGCTATTTCTGTATTAATCTCCGCTTTTGTAGCTTTATCACTAACCCCGGCGTTATGTACTCTTCTTTTAAAACCACACAAGATCGACGAAAACTCTAAAGGTTGGCTAGACAGATTTTTTTATAAGTTCAATACCTGGTTTGGCCGTGTTACCAATAAATACGGCAGAGGCGTTGACAAGAGCATTAAAGCCTCTAAACTGGTTATGATATTGTTAGTGTGCGTCATTGTTGGTACGGTGTTTTTGTTTAAAGGTAAACCATCGGGCTTTTTGCCTATTGAGGATGAAGGCCGTATTTATGTGACCTACGATTTACCTGAAGGTTCATCAACCCAGCGAACTGTTGACATGCTAAAACGCATGATGAGCACACTGGACAGCATCCCTGGTATAGGTCATTACGCCGCTTTAGGTGGATTGAATGCGGTGAACTTTGCCAGTAAATCAAACAGTGCAACCATATTTGTGCAGCTGAAACCTTGGGATGAGCGTAAGGGCGATGGAGAAAACGCCACAGGTATTGTGGCCACGCTGCAGCAAAGGCTGGCTAAATATAAAGAGGCAAGCGTAGTCGTAATTCAGCCGCCGGCTATTCCGGGTTTAGGTAATACCGCCGGATTCTCTTTTATATTTGAGGAAAAGCAGGCAGGTGGTGACATCAAAACGTTTGAGAAAACATTGCAGGGCTTTATTGCCGAATTAGGCAAGCGTAAAGAAATTGCCCGTTCGTTCTCGTTTTTTACTGCGCGTACGCCAGCGTATCAATTAACAGTAGACCGCGAGAAGGCCAAACGCCTGGGTGTACAAATCTCCGATATCAACAACGCTATACAAACCTACCTGGGTAGTGCTTATATAAATGACTTTACCATTTACGGTCGTAACTTCAGAGTGGTGGCACAGGCCGATACGTCTTACCGTACAAGTATACAAAACCTGGGTCAGTTCTTTGTGCGGAACTCAGCTGGTACCATGGTGCCGCTGAGTACCTTAACCTCTTATAAAATTATAGAGAACGCGCCTTTAATATCGCATTATAACCTGTTCCGTTCGGCAGAGGTAAACGGTAGTCCGGCGCCGGGTTACAGTAGCGGCGACGCTATACGGGCTTTGCAGGAAACGGCAGCACAGTACTTGCCCGAAGGTTACGGATATGAATTTTCGGGCTTGAGCCGCGAGGAGATGCTATCCGGATCTAAAACGGTTTACATTTTTGCCTTATCTATAGGCTTCGTATTCTTGTTTCTGGCGGCCTTATATGAAAGCTGGTCGGTTCCGTTTTCAGTACTGCTGTCCGTACCTTTAGGCGCTTTCGGGGCTATCCTGTTCCTTACCTTCCTGCCATCGTTAACCAATAACGTTTATGCACAAATTGGTTTAATTACGCTCATTGGTCTATCGGCAAAGAACGCAATTTTGATTGTGGAATTTGCCAAGGAGCGGGTGGATGCGGGGCACGAATTGGAAGAATCTATCCTTGAGGCGGTGCGCCTGCGTTTGAGGCCAATTATTATGACCTCGCTGGCGTTTATTCTGGGTGTAGTGCCATTAATACTGGCCTCCGGTGCCGGTGCCGAGGCTCGTAAAACTATTGGCTGGACCGTATTTGGTGGTATGCTTGCAGCTACTTCCATGGCTATATTTATTGTGCCAGTGCTATATTATTTAATTACCAAGTTGGCATACGGTAAAGAAAAACTAGCCGAAATGCAACGTAACCGCGACGATAAAGGCAAAGCATTGCCTGAGGCATAAGAAACCATCAGTCTGCAAAAAAAGCCACTGCAAATATTGCAGTGGCTTTTTGTTTATATACCTTTTTCTTACAGTTAAATAATAGCCGCCGTTGGTGTATATTAGTGTGTATATATAGGTACGAGGGCTTTTTTGATATAAAAGTGTGTGTTAACTGTTGGCTTTGTAAACCGCAAAGCGATAATTTAGCAAATAACAAAAAGCGTTAATAATGCGTGCTTCATTTTCAGGGAAGTATTTTAAATTATAACAACATTGCTTAAGACAAGCACCGACAGAACTAATAATAAAGTACCGAAAACAAATGGCGCTAACCCCGAGTAATAAATGGCATAAGCTAAGGGGGGTATTATGCGGTAATAAGCTTTATTATGATTGAAAGTATACCTTTCATTGTTTAGAAAACTTTTTATTTCTTAGTATAGCTCCTTATCACTTTCCAGGTACTGTCATCGGTATTAAATACGGCGTTTAAACCTTGTTCTTCTTGCGGTGGGTCGCCGGTATAATCATCACCGGGTTTCCACCAGTATTTTTGCTCTGGCTTGGCTCTGGCTGTGCCACCTACGGCCCAAAAGTTAGCGCCATTTATAACGCCCTGTTTTTGTACGCTGCTTTGCCATATGGAAAAAACGAAATGGTAATATTTATCACGCCATAAGGTGCTGGATGTTGGATCGAAGGAATGCAGATCGCGTGGCAAACCAAACTCTTCGATAACTAATGGTTTGTTCAGCTTTTCGGCTATGGTTACATGCCGATCAATGTAGTCCTTCGTATTTTTGAGTACATCGTTGAAGCCAACGCTAATGGATGTATCCTTAAACCAATTCCAGTTTTTGGGCCAAATATGTATGGTCAGATAATCAATGCCCGGTAAACGATTTGCATTTTCATAAACGGTCCTATCCATATCGGAAGCAATATCGCCCTCGCTCCCAATAGTAACCAGGTGGTTTCTGTCCAAGCCCTTTATCAAATTGGAGGTACGGGCTATCCAGTCTATATATTTGTCGTTATTGGCAGCCATCATAGGGCGGGGTTCGTTTGCCAATTCCCAAGCCATAATAGCCGTATCATCTATATACTTTTTATTGGTGTAAGTATTGGTGCGCGTTACCAGATGCTTTATGTAAGCGTTCAAGTCGTTTTGGCAGGGAAGGCAGTTGTAAAATTGGGTAGTATAGGCCTTATTCTTATCCCAGCTATAATTTTCTGTTTGTGGGAGAGGGCCCTGGCCGTAGCCATTCCATTGCAGGTATTGGTCAAGGCCACCGCTCCATTGCCAATTGTTGGTTAAATACAAAATGGCAGTCATATGTCTTTTACCCATTTGCTGTAAAAGGTAATCCAGGCCTTTTAATACTTCTTCATTATAGCTTTGCTGTTTAGGTTGTGCAGTTTCGGCTACGCTGTAATAGTAGCTGCCCGGCTCACCTTCTGAACCAGCCAATACACGCAGGT
Protein-coding sequences here:
- a CDS encoding multidrug efflux RND transporter permease subunit; translated protein: MIADVFIKRPVTAIVISIVIVVVGILAIMSLPIGQYPDITPPTVQVTGNYTGADALTVEQTVATPVEVQVNGTPGMTYLQSNSTGNGQMSMTVNFEVGTDINIAALDVQNRVSIAQPTLPQEVQRLGLTVRKRNPSILMLVAMYSPKGSHDVTFVDNYTNVFVRDALLRTKGVGDVFTRADDFSMRIWLKPDKLASYGMTAGEVTAALQEQNVQVAAGTVGAPPAMNGQTFEYTVLTRGRLAKPEEFENIIVRTQPNTGALVHLKDVARVQLGKFNYTGNSFVDGKRASYLLVYQAPNSNSLETAEGVYATMDQLKKTFPADIDYVVPFESITVVKVSVEEVIHTLVEALGLVIIVVFLFLQSWRATLIPVLAIPVSIIGTFIFFIPLGFTINTLTLFGFVLAIGIVVDDAIVVVEAVQHYMDEEGLSPREATEHAMRDISAPVIAIALILAAVFVPVGFVPGIVGRLYQQFAITIAISVLISAFVALSLTPALCTLLLKPHKIDENSKGWLDRFFYKFNTWFGRVTNKYGRGVDKSIKASKLVMILLVCVIVGTVFLFKGKPSGFLPIEDEGRIYVTYDLPEGSSTQRTVDMLKRMMSTLDSIPGIGHYAALGGLNAVNFASKSNSATIFVQLKPWDERKGDGENATGIVATLQQRLAKYKEASVVVIQPPAIPGLGNTAGFSFIFEEKQAGGDIKTFEKTLQGFIAELGKRKEIARSFSFFTARTPAYQLTVDREKAKRLGVQISDINNAIQTYLGSAYINDFTIYGRNFRVVAQADTSYRTSIQNLGQFFVRNSAGTMVPLSTLTSYKIIENAPLISHYNLFRSAEVNGSPAPGYSSGDAIRALQETAAQYLPEGYGYEFSGLSREEMLSGSKTVYIFALSIGFVFLFLAALYESWSVPFSVLLSVPLGAFGAILFLTFLPSLTNNVYAQIGLITLIGLSAKNAILIVEFAKERVDAGHELEESILEAVRLRLRPIIMTSLAFILGVVPLILASGAGAEARKTIGWTVFGGMLAATSMAIFIVPVLYYLITKLAYGKEKLAEMQRNRDDKGKALPEA
- a CDS encoding beta-mannosidase, which gives rise to MLKSVKIILLLVAIACINCHVVAQNSFVKVKGHQFYRGAVLYTYIGGNYWYGGLLSAVKGEAGKQRLIQELDFLKQNGVTNLRVLAGSEGEPGSYYYSVAETAQPKQQSYNEEVLKGLDYLLQQMGKRHMTAILYLTNNWQWSGGLDQYLQWNGYGQGPLPQTENYSWDKNKAYTTQFYNCLPCQNDLNAYIKHLVTRTNTYTNKKYIDDTAIMAWELANEPRPMMAANNDKYIDWIARTSNLIKGLDRNHLVTIGSEGDIASDMDRTVYENANRLPGIDYLTIHIWPKNWNWFKDTSISVGFNDVLKNTKDYIDRHVTIAEKLNKPLVIEEFGLPRDLHSFDPTSSTLWRDKYYHFVFSIWQSSVQKQGVINGANFWAVGGTARAKPEQKYWWKPGDDYTGDPPQEEQGLNAVFNTDDSTWKVIRSYTKK